The Endozoicomonas montiporae CL-33 genome contains a region encoding:
- a CDS encoding dihydrofolate reductase: MKIAMIAAVAENNAIGINNKMPWYLPGDLRYFKAVTMGKPIIMGRKTFDSLRKPLPGRTNIVITRDSEWQHDGVKVVHSLTEALALAEDIALINGNDEVMVIGGAQIYEQALDKADRLYLTKVYQSFEGDAFFPEIVESDWLETARQDMQSEDDDPLTFSYLVLDRKD; the protein is encoded by the coding sequence ATGAAAATAGCCATGATCGCTGCCGTTGCGGAAAACAACGCAATCGGCATCAACAATAAAATGCCCTGGTATCTGCCCGGTGACCTGCGTTATTTCAAAGCGGTGACGATGGGTAAGCCGATTATCATGGGACGCAAGACGTTTGACTCCCTGCGTAAACCTCTGCCGGGGCGAACCAATATAGTCATTACCAGAGACAGCGAGTGGCAGCATGATGGGGTGAAAGTGGTTCATAGCCTTACTGAAGCGCTGGCGCTGGCTGAAGACATTGCCCTGATCAATGGCAACGATGAAGTGATGGTGATTGGTGGCGCGCAGATCTATGAACAGGCTCTGGATAAGGCTGACCGGCTGTATCTGACAAAGGTTTATCAAAGCTTTGAAGGCGATGCTTTTTTTCCTGAAATTGTTGAAAGCGACTGGCTGGAAACGGCCAGACAAGATATGCAATCTGAAGATGATGACCCACTGACCTTCAGCTATCTGGTGCTTGACCGTAAAGATTGA
- the thiI gene encoding tRNA uracil 4-sulfurtransferase ThiI: MKFIIKLFPEITIKSTPVRKRFIKVLRKNIRAILKRSDAGVDVRGTWDFIEVTTSSDDPVLLAETKDHLSHIPGIAYWMQVTEYPLTTIDDILEKALPAFRERLTGKTFRVTCARQGSHDFQSIDVEKQVGGGLNVQTEAAGVKLKNPDVTVKIEIKRDRYFLETARGEGLGGYPLGSMEPVLSLISGGFDSTVSSFLTMKRGIRTHFCFFNLGGHAHELAVKEVAYYLWSRFGSSHNVQFVTIPFEGVVEEILKNVDNSQMGVILKRMMLRAATSAAKEMHVEALVTGEAVAQVSSQTLTNLAVIDAATDHLVLRPLVAMDKQDIIDISARIGTEEFVKNIPEYCAVISKNPTTKAKPEKIAAEEERFDFAQLDKAVAERRVVSVSDIIADDLTREEVEVVDHVDQGEIIIDIRHPDEEEIKPFSMQDREVMHVPFYQLRTRFAELDREKHYLLYCEKGVMSQLHAMHLREEGHENVGVFNPDHK; encoded by the coding sequence ATGAAGTTCATCATTAAGCTGTTTCCGGAAATTACGATTAAAAGTACTCCGGTGCGCAAGCGTTTTATTAAAGTGCTGCGAAAGAATATTCGTGCCATCCTCAAGCGTTCTGATGCGGGTGTTGATGTTCGTGGCACCTGGGACTTTATTGAGGTAACGACCTCGTCTGATGACCCTGTTCTGCTGGCTGAAACGAAAGATCATTTGAGCCATATTCCCGGCATTGCTTACTGGATGCAGGTGACGGAATACCCTCTGACCACCATTGATGACATTCTGGAGAAAGCCCTGCCAGCTTTTCGTGAACGACTGACAGGCAAAACCTTCCGTGTGACCTGCGCCAGACAGGGTTCCCATGATTTCCAGTCTATTGATGTGGAAAAGCAGGTGGGTGGTGGCCTGAATGTTCAGACTGAAGCGGCCGGTGTAAAACTTAAGAATCCGGATGTGACGGTAAAAATTGAGATCAAGCGTGACCGCTATTTCCTCGAGACTGCCCGTGGTGAAGGTCTTGGCGGTTATCCACTGGGTTCCATGGAGCCGGTACTGTCGTTGATCTCCGGTGGCTTTGACTCAACGGTTTCCAGCTTCCTGACTATGAAGCGTGGTATTCGTACCCACTTCTGTTTCTTTAATCTGGGTGGTCATGCCCATGAGCTGGCGGTTAAGGAAGTGGCTTATTACCTGTGGAGCCGTTTTGGTTCCTCCCACAATGTTCAGTTTGTCACTATTCCGTTTGAAGGCGTGGTTGAGGAAATTCTGAAGAATGTGGATAACTCCCAGATGGGCGTGATTCTCAAGCGAATGATGCTCAGGGCTGCTACCTCGGCCGCCAAAGAAATGCATGTTGAAGCTTTGGTGACTGGTGAGGCTGTCGCTCAGGTCTCCAGCCAGACGTTGACCAATCTGGCTGTGATTGATGCAGCAACCGATCATCTGGTGTTGCGTCCGCTGGTGGCAATGGACAAGCAGGATATTATTGATATCTCCGCTCGTATTGGTACCGAGGAATTTGTGAAAAATATTCCTGAGTACTGCGCGGTTATTTCCAAGAACCCAACCACTAAAGCCAAGCCTGAAAAGATTGCAGCAGAAGAAGAGCGTTTTGATTTTGCCCAGCTGGATAAAGCCGTTGCAGAGCGTCGTGTCGTTTCTGTCAGCGATATCATTGCCGATGACCTGACCCGTGAAGAAGTGGAAGTGGTGGATCATGTGGATCAGGGCGAGATTATCATTGATATTCGTCATCCTGATGAAGAAGAGATCAAACCGTTCTCCATGCAGGATCGTGAAGTGATGCATGTGCCTTTTTATCAGTTACGAACCAGGTTTGCAGAACTGGATAGAGAAAAGCACTACCTGCTGTATTGTGAAAAAGGCGTAATGAGTCAGCTGCATGCCATGCACCTTCGTGAAGAAGGCCATGAAAATGTGGGCGTGTTTAATCCGGATCATAAGTAA
- the glnA gene encoding glutamate--ammonia ligase, producing MSKTLNLIKDHDVKWVDLRFTDTKGKEQHVSMPISEVDGEFFELGKMFDGSSIAGWKGINESDMILMPDDSSSVIDPFTDETTLNIRCDIIEPATMQGYERDPRSVAKRAEEYLKSTGIADTAFFGPEPEFFVFDDVKWKVDISGAAYEINSEEAHWASNATFADGNTGHRPKVKGGYFPVPPVDSLHDLRAKMCQAMEDQGLDVEVHHHEVGTAGQCEIGVKFNTLVKKADEVQILKYAVHNVAHAYGKTATFMPKPLVGDNGSGMHVHMSLSKDGDNQFAGDGYAGLSETALYYIGGVIKHAKAINAFANASTNSYKRLIPGFEAPVMLAYSARNRSASIRIPYVNSPKARRVEVRFPDPTANPYLCFAALLMAGLDGIKNKIHPGDAADKDLYDLPAEEAKEIPVVAESFEEALAALDSDREFLTAGGVFTDDMIDAYIELKKEECLAISQTTHPAEFDLYYSV from the coding sequence ATGTCCAAGACCCTGAACCTGATCAAGGATCACGACGTTAAATGGGTTGACCTGCGCTTCACCGACACTAAAGGTAAGGAACAGCACGTTTCCATGCCAATCAGTGAAGTAGACGGCGAGTTCTTCGAACTGGGTAAAATGTTCGACGGCTCCTCCATTGCAGGTTGGAAAGGCATCAACGAATCCGACATGATCCTGATGCCAGATGACAGCAGCTCTGTAATCGATCCTTTCACCGACGAAACCACCCTGAACATCCGTTGCGACATCATTGAACCTGCCACCATGCAGGGCTATGAGCGCGACCCTCGTTCCGTTGCCAAGCGTGCGGAAGAGTACCTGAAGTCCACCGGCATTGCTGATACTGCTTTCTTTGGCCCTGAGCCAGAGTTCTTCGTCTTTGATGACGTTAAGTGGAAAGTAGACATTTCCGGTGCTGCTTACGAAATCAACTCTGAAGAAGCGCACTGGGCCAGCAACGCCACCTTTGCCGACGGCAACACAGGCCACCGTCCAAAGGTTAAAGGCGGTTATTTCCCGGTTCCTCCGGTCGATTCCCTGCACGACCTGCGTGCCAAAATGTGTCAGGCCATGGAAGATCAGGGTCTGGACGTTGAAGTACACCACCACGAAGTCGGCACCGCCGGTCAGTGTGAAATCGGTGTTAAATTCAACACGCTGGTGAAAAAAGCTGACGAAGTTCAGATTCTGAAGTACGCCGTACACAACGTTGCCCACGCCTACGGCAAAACCGCTACCTTCATGCCTAAGCCTCTGGTGGGTGATAACGGTAGCGGCATGCACGTTCACATGTCTCTGAGCAAAGACGGTGACAACCAGTTTGCTGGCGACGGTTACGCCGGTCTGAGCGAAACGGCACTGTACTACATCGGCGGTGTGATCAAACACGCAAAAGCCATTAACGCTTTTGCCAACGCTTCCACCAATTCTTACAAGCGTCTGATTCCAGGCTTCGAAGCGCCGGTCATGCTGGCTTACTCTGCCCGTAACCGTTCTGCTTCTATCCGTATTCCTTACGTGAACAGCCCTAAGGCTCGTCGTGTAGAAGTTCGCTTCCCTGACCCGACGGCTAACCCATACCTGTGCTTCGCAGCACTGCTGATGGCGGGTCTGGACGGCATCAAGAACAAGATTCACCCTGGCGATGCTGCGGACAAGGATCTGTATGACCTGCCAGCTGAAGAGGCCAAGGAAATCCCTGTTGTGGCTGAAAGCTTCGAAGAAGCTCTGGCGGCTCTGGATTCTGACCGTGAATTCCTGACTGCAGGCGGTGTATTCACCGACGATATGATCGATGCTTACATCGAACTGAAGAAAGAAGAGTGTCTGGCGATCAGCCAGACCACACACCCTGCAGAGTTTGACCTGTATTACTCCGTATAA